One window of the Bradyrhizobium sp. NP1 genome contains the following:
- the rplS gene encoding 50S ribosomal protein L19, translating to MNLIQQLEKEQFDKMSAGKQIPDFAPGDTVIVNVKVVEGDRTRVQAYEGVCIGRSGGGINESFTVRKISYGEGVERVFPLLSPMIDSIKVVRRGKVRRAKLYYLRNLRGKSARIVEKQDRPTAVGE from the coding sequence ATGAACCTCATCCAGCAGCTCGAGAAAGAGCAATTCGACAAGATGTCGGCCGGCAAGCAAATCCCGGATTTCGCGCCTGGCGATACCGTCATCGTCAACGTGAAGGTGGTCGAAGGCGACCGCACCCGCGTGCAGGCCTATGAAGGCGTCTGCATCGGCCGCTCCGGCGGCGGCATCAACGAGAGCTTCACCGTGCGCAAGATCTCCTACGGCGAGGGCGTGGAGCGCGTGTTCCCGCTGCTCTCTCCGATGATCGACTCGATCAAGGTCGTGCGTCGCGGCAAGGTGCGCCGCGCCAAGCTCTATTATCTGCGCAACCTCCGCGGCAAATCCGCTCGCATCGTGGAGAAGCAGGATCGCCCGACCGCCGTCGGCGAGTGA
- the gcvA gene encoding transcriptional regulator GcvA — translation MPQRRRELPPLNAVRAFEAAARHGSFKEAASELGVTQGAISQQVRLLENWLGQPPLFQRMTRRVVLTASGAALLADVGPALDRIAAAVRQHAGHAGKPPAAVVQVNALATFSLRWLLPRMTRFRAEYPDIEVRLTTSSDPVDALSDSFDIVIRGGPDTFHGFVSRPLLAERRLPVCNPSLLVERPLTEVADLARHTLLHVTSMPRLWRDWLATAGQAGLEPSASLTFDHFYLTIQAAIDGLGVAMGPTALVADDVAAGRLVAPFPKVSLPARTYFAYLPETHRPDSPSVAFCDWLEALGRETMVPDG, via the coding sequence ATGCCCCAGCGACGCCGAGAACTGCCACCACTCAATGCCGTCAGGGCGTTCGAAGCCGCGGCCCGGCACGGCAGCTTCAAGGAAGCGGCCAGCGAGCTTGGCGTCACCCAGGGCGCGATCAGTCAGCAGGTCCGCCTGCTGGAGAACTGGCTCGGTCAGCCGCCGCTGTTCCAGCGCATGACGCGGCGTGTGGTGCTGACGGCGAGCGGCGCGGCGCTGCTCGCCGACGTCGGCCCCGCGCTGGACCGGATCGCCGCAGCCGTGCGGCAGCACGCCGGTCATGCCGGCAAGCCGCCTGCCGCGGTGGTCCAGGTCAATGCGCTCGCAACCTTCAGCCTGCGCTGGCTGTTGCCGCGGATGACGCGGTTTCGCGCCGAATACCCCGACATCGAGGTGCGTCTGACCACGTCGAGCGATCCGGTGGACGCGCTCTCGGATTCTTTCGATATCGTGATCCGCGGCGGCCCGGACACGTTCCACGGCTTCGTGTCGCGGCCTTTGCTCGCCGAGCGCCGGTTGCCGGTGTGCAATCCCTCGCTCCTCGTCGAACGGCCATTGACGGAAGTCGCCGATCTCGCCCGGCACACGCTGCTGCATGTCACGTCGATGCCGCGGCTGTGGCGCGACTGGCTCGCGACGGCGGGACAGGCCGGGCTGGAGCCCAGCGCCTCGCTGACATTCGATCACTTCTATCTCACCATCCAGGCGGCGATCGACGGCCTCGGCGTCGCCATGGGGCCGACCGCGCTGGTCGCCGATGATGTTGCGGCCGGGCGTCTGGTCGCGCCGTTTCCAAAGGTGAGCCTGCCGGCGCGAACCTATTTCGCCTATCTGCCGGAGACGCATCGCCCGGATTCTCCGAGCGTCGCGTTCTGCGACTGGCTGGAAGCGCTGGGGCGCGAGACAATGGTGCCGGACGGATAG
- a CDS encoding helix-turn-helix transcriptional regulator — protein MRIKKERASSANRNPPVFAASRLSGPKEIDSVVFSLVLVEYRGRRLAPAERLLTAVNKIHETPLLGGDWTAALSQVAAAVDGEHCFLFHHDTETGNSNLIAASGPTDIAIPFAQGVPLTTLPRWADKLPTGAVVLSSAMMPDREFAESVFYHEVVRPAGAFYGVVSAPASARQRRFYLAVGRLRGRPDFGSEAISAMRALTPHVEMALRVGERLTGHTLAEACASGALARLNTGVIALDSSGGVVFANDPAQATLARAEGLFTKAGRLRARRLRDARALAHAINASARRTLQRPCSPVEIAAADGGPGLRVLAMPVPEPVTAASLNFGLVPPAAFLLVIDLREERCRRQRRAATRWGLTPTEAAVALEIADGGGRIAVAARLGISIATVRTHLIRIFEKTDTKRQAQLVRVLMEDFDPFD, from the coding sequence GTGCGCATCAAAAAAGAGCGCGCGTCTTCTGCGAACCGTAACCCACCAGTGTTTGCGGCCTCACGGTTGTCTGGACCGAAAGAAATTGATTCCGTAGTCTTCTCCCTCGTTCTTGTTGAATATCGGGGGAGAAGGTTGGCGCCTGCTGAAAGACTACTGACCGCCGTGAACAAAATCCACGAAACGCCACTTCTGGGCGGTGACTGGACGGCAGCACTCTCCCAAGTCGCCGCAGCAGTAGATGGCGAGCATTGTTTCCTGTTCCACCACGACACTGAAACCGGCAACAGCAACCTGATCGCTGCCAGCGGACCCACGGACATCGCCATCCCGTTCGCCCAAGGAGTCCCGTTGACCACGCTGCCGCGGTGGGCGGACAAGCTGCCGACCGGTGCAGTGGTACTGAGTTCGGCGATGATGCCCGATCGTGAGTTTGCAGAGTCAGTCTTCTATCACGAGGTTGTGCGTCCAGCCGGCGCTTTCTACGGCGTGGTGTCCGCGCCGGCCAGTGCGCGCCAGCGACGCTTCTATCTCGCCGTCGGCCGGCTTCGAGGACGGCCGGATTTTGGCTCCGAAGCCATCTCGGCCATGCGCGCATTGACACCGCATGTGGAAATGGCGCTGCGTGTCGGCGAAAGGCTGACAGGTCACACGTTGGCGGAGGCTTGCGCGTCAGGCGCGCTAGCACGCCTCAACACTGGCGTGATAGCGCTCGACAGTAGCGGCGGCGTGGTCTTCGCCAACGATCCCGCACAGGCTACCCTCGCGCGGGCGGAAGGGCTTTTCACAAAGGCAGGCCGGCTCAGGGCCCGCCGGCTGCGAGATGCGCGAGCACTCGCCCACGCGATCAATGCCAGCGCCCGACGAACCCTCCAACGGCCATGCTCGCCGGTGGAAATAGCAGCGGCAGATGGCGGTCCGGGCCTGCGCGTGCTCGCCATGCCGGTGCCGGAGCCAGTCACAGCCGCGTCACTCAATTTTGGCCTCGTGCCTCCTGCCGCGTTCCTGCTTGTCATCGACCTTCGTGAAGAACGGTGCCGACGCCAGCGCCGCGCGGCAACCCGATGGGGCCTTACTCCGACAGAAGCGGCAGTGGCGCTGGAAATTGCAGATGGTGGAGGCCGTATAGCTGTGGCTGCACGCCTAGGAATATCTATCGCCACGGTCAGAACCCATCTCATCCGCATCTTCGAAAAGACCGACACGAAACGGCAGGCACAACTGGTGCGCGTGCTCATGGAAGACTTTGATCCGTTCGACTGA
- a CDS encoding CoA ester lyase, whose amino-acid sequence MTRPRRSLLFMPGSNARALEKARNLAADVLILDLEDSVAPDTKAKARDQIAEAIAAKGFGKREIWIRTNSLDAPWWNDDVAMAGKAGPDGILVPKVSSPEDLLAIGGRLGEIGAASSIRVFAMIETARGVLDADKLAGASRDPRTRLAGFVFGPNDISRETRIRMQPGRAAMIPMISRCVLAARAFGLEIFDGPYSDFANVDGFALECAQARDLGFDGKTLIHPNQIQACNAIFTPPAEEIARARRIIAEFEKAENASRGAIQIDGQMVERLHAEMARRTIAIADAIEKMAS is encoded by the coding sequence ATGACCCGCCCGCGCCGCAGCCTCCTGTTCATGCCGGGATCGAACGCCCGCGCACTCGAAAAGGCGCGCAACCTGGCCGCCGACGTGCTGATCCTCGACCTCGAGGATTCGGTCGCCCCCGACACCAAGGCCAAGGCGCGCGACCAGATTGCGGAGGCCATTGCCGCCAAGGGGTTTGGCAAGCGCGAGATCTGGATCCGCACCAACAGCCTGGATGCGCCTTGGTGGAACGACGACGTCGCCATGGCCGGCAAGGCCGGCCCTGACGGAATCCTGGTGCCGAAGGTTTCCAGCCCCGAGGACCTCCTGGCGATCGGCGGCCGGCTCGGCGAGATCGGGGCCGCTTCCTCGATCAGGGTCTTTGCGATGATCGAGACCGCGCGCGGGGTGCTCGACGCCGACAAGCTCGCTGGCGCCTCGCGCGATCCCAGGACGCGGCTCGCCGGCTTCGTGTTCGGCCCCAACGACATATCGCGGGAGACGCGGATCAGGATGCAGCCGGGCCGCGCGGCCATGATCCCGATGATCTCCCGCTGCGTGCTGGCGGCGCGCGCGTTTGGGCTGGAGATCTTCGACGGACCCTACAGTGATTTCGCCAATGTCGACGGCTTTGCGCTGGAATGCGCCCAGGCCCGCGATCTCGGCTTCGACGGCAAGACGCTGATCCATCCGAACCAGATCCAGGCCTGCAACGCCATCTTCACGCCGCCGGCAGAGGAGATCGCCCGGGCGCGGCGCATCATCGCGGAATTCGAAAAGGCCGAGAACGCATCGCGCGGCGCAATCCAGATCGACGGCCAGATGGTGGAGCGCCTGCATGCCGAGATGGCGCGGCGCACGATCGCGATCGCGGATGCGATCGAAAAGATGGCGAGCTGA
- a CDS encoding carbonic anhydrase, which produces MISFPQRLIDGYRTFASQRLPTEQTRYRELSVRGQSPEVMVIGCCDSRVSPEVIFDAGPGELFVMRNVANLVPVYEPDGGAHGVSAALEYAVNVLKVKHIVVLGHAQCGGIRAFIDKIEPLSPGDFIGRWMAMFIKPGEVVEQRNHESMQDFTVRIEKAAVFRSLENLTTFPFVRERVQRGETKLHGAYFGVAEGSLFVLDRETKEFLSVRELGK; this is translated from the coding sequence ATGATATCGTTTCCGCAGCGGCTGATCGACGGCTACCGCACCTTCGCCTCGCAACGGCTCCCGACCGAGCAGACCCGCTACCGCGAATTGTCGGTGCGGGGGCAGTCGCCGGAAGTCATGGTGATCGGTTGCTGCGATTCCCGGGTATCACCGGAAGTGATCTTCGATGCCGGCCCCGGCGAATTGTTCGTGATGCGCAACGTCGCCAATCTGGTTCCGGTCTATGAGCCCGACGGCGGCGCGCACGGCGTCTCGGCGGCGCTGGAATACGCCGTCAACGTGCTCAAGGTGAAGCATATCGTGGTGCTCGGCCATGCCCAGTGCGGCGGCATCCGCGCCTTCATCGACAAGATCGAGCCGCTGTCGCCGGGCGACTTCATCGGCCGCTGGATGGCGATGTTCATCAAGCCGGGCGAGGTGGTCGAGCAGCGCAACCACGAGAGCATGCAGGACTTCACCGTCCGCATCGAGAAGGCGGCCGTGTTCCGCAGCCTGGAAAACCTGACGACCTTCCCGTTCGTGCGGGAACGCGTGCAGCGGGGCGAGACGAAGCTGCACGGCGCCTATTTCGGCGTCGCCGAGGGCTCGCTGTTCGTGCTCGACCGCGAGACCAAGGAATTCTTGAGCGTTCGGGAACTGGGCAAGTAG
- the trmD gene encoding tRNA (guanosine(37)-N1)-methyltransferase TrmD — protein sequence MTSSRPETPQAIAWRATVLTLFPDMFPGPLGASLAGRALASGVWDLEVRDIRESATDRHRSVDDTPAGGGPGMVLRADVLAAAIDAAGTTPDRPRLLMSPRGRPLTQSRVAELAAGPGPLIICGRFEGVDQRVIDARQLEEVSIGDYVLSGGEIAAFAVIDACVRLLPGVMGKQESGLEESFAGSLLEYPQYTRPQVFEGHPIPEILVSGDHAKVAAWRKAEAEALTKARRPDLWAARASQKPPKSKTDG from the coding sequence ATGACGAGCTCACGACCTGAGACCCCGCAGGCGATTGCCTGGCGCGCGACCGTGCTGACCCTGTTCCCCGACATGTTTCCGGGCCCGCTTGGCGCGAGCCTGGCGGGACGGGCGCTGGCGTCCGGCGTGTGGGACCTCGAGGTCCGCGACATCAGGGAGTCCGCGACCGACCGTCACCGCAGTGTCGACGATACGCCCGCCGGCGGCGGCCCCGGCATGGTGCTGCGCGCCGACGTGCTGGCGGCCGCCATCGACGCGGCCGGAACCACACCGGATCGCCCCCGCCTCCTGATGAGCCCGCGCGGTCGGCCATTGACCCAGTCGCGGGTTGCGGAACTCGCCGCCGGCCCCGGCCCGCTGATCATCTGCGGCCGTTTCGAGGGGGTCGACCAGCGGGTCATCGACGCCCGGCAGCTGGAGGAGGTGTCGATCGGCGACTACGTGCTCTCCGGCGGCGAAATCGCGGCGTTCGCCGTGATCGACGCGTGCGTCCGGCTGTTGCCGGGGGTCATGGGCAAGCAGGAATCCGGCCTGGAGGAGAGCTTTGCCGGTTCCTTACTGGAATACCCCCAATATACGCGCCCGCAGGTCTTCGAGGGCCACCCCATCCCGGAAATCCTCGTTTCCGGCGACCACGCCAAGGTCGCGGCCTGGCGCAAGGCCGAGGCCGAGGCCCTGACAAAGGCGCGGCGCCCGGACCTCTGGGCAGCGCGCGCCAGCCAAAAACCGCCAAAAAGCAAGACAGATGGGTGA
- a CDS encoding DUF1330 domain-containing protein, translating to MTVYVIVQLKMTDRAAYDRYQARFFDVFRNFGGRLLSADEHPRVVEGSWDRDKVVLMSFPDEAQFHAFADSPDYLEISKDRKAGAQATVLLANGFGH from the coding sequence ATGACGGTCTATGTGATCGTGCAGCTCAAGATGACGGATCGCGCGGCGTATGATCGCTACCAGGCCCGGTTTTTCGACGTGTTCCGGAATTTCGGCGGACGCCTGTTGTCGGCGGACGAACATCCGCGCGTGGTCGAAGGAAGCTGGGACCGCGACAAGGTCGTGCTGATGTCGTTTCCGGACGAGGCGCAGTTCCACGCGTTTGCGGACTCGCCGGATTATCTGGAGATTTCAAAGGACCGCAAAGCGGGCGCGCAGGCCACTGTGCTGCTGGCGAACGGTTTTGGCCACTGA
- a CDS encoding metallopeptidase family protein, with product MWQDRKAPSLADMETMAHEIFERLPRRFRELCEGVIVRVEDFPTDEVLDEMGCESEFDLLGLFRGTGLPLQSHGDVARLPNMIWLYRRPILDYWAEHEETLGHIVRHVLVHEIGHHFGLSDGDMARIEADAD from the coding sequence ATGTGGCAAGACCGGAAAGCGCCCTCCCTCGCCGACATGGAGACGATGGCGCACGAGATTTTCGAACGCCTGCCGAGGCGCTTTCGCGAGCTGTGCGAGGGTGTGATCGTTCGCGTCGAGGATTTTCCGACCGACGAAGTGCTCGACGAAATGGGCTGCGAGAGCGAATTCGACCTGCTCGGCCTGTTCCGGGGCACCGGCCTGCCGCTGCAGAGCCATGGCGACGTCGCCCGCCTGCCCAACATGATCTGGCTCTATCGCCGGCCGATCCTCGACTACTGGGCCGAGCATGAGGAGACGCTCGGCCATATCGTGCGCCACGTGCTGGTCCACGAAATCGGCCACCATTTCGGGCTGTCCGACGGCGACATGGCGCGGATCGAGGCCGACGCGGACTGA
- the leuC gene encoding 3-isopropylmalate dehydratase large subunit, which produces MSKPTTLYDKIWNDHLVHEAEDGTCLIYIDRHLVHEVTSPQAFEGLRTTHRKVRAPEKTLAVVDHNVPTTDRKKPNPDPESIEQIKALAENAKEFGIEYYNEFDKRQGIVHVIGPEQGFTLPGTTIVCGDSHTSTHGAFGALAHGIGTSEVEHVLATQTLIQKKAKNMRAVVDGKLPEGVTAKDIILAIIGEIGTAGGTGYVLEYAGEAIRALSMEGRMTVCNMSIEGGARAGLVAPDQKAFDFLRGRPKAPQGAAWDAAMRYWETLRSDDAARFDHEIRLDAAKLPPIVTWGTSPEDVISITGAVPDPDKIADEAKRLSKHRALKYMGLTPGTKITDIKLDRVFIGSCTNGRIEDLRAAAKIAEGKTVSAHVNAMIVPGSGIVKEQAEAEGLDKIFIKAGFEWREPGCSMCLAMNPDKLKPEERCASTSNRNFEGRQGFKGRTHLVSPAMAAAAAIAGHFVDVREWR; this is translated from the coding sequence ATGTCCAAACCGACAACACTGTACGACAAGATCTGGAACGATCACCTGGTGCACGAAGCCGAGGATGGCACCTGCCTGATCTATATCGACCGCCATCTCGTGCATGAGGTGACCTCGCCGCAGGCTTTCGAAGGCCTGCGCACCACGCATCGCAAGGTGCGTGCGCCGGAAAAGACGCTCGCGGTCGTCGACCACAACGTTCCCACCACCGATCGCAAGAAGCCCAATCCCGATCCTGAGAGCATCGAGCAGATCAAGGCGCTGGCGGAGAACGCCAAGGAATTCGGCATCGAATATTACAACGAGTTCGACAAGCGCCAGGGCATCGTCCATGTGATCGGCCCGGAGCAGGGCTTTACCCTGCCCGGCACCACCATCGTCTGCGGCGACAGCCACACCTCGACCCATGGCGCGTTCGGCGCGCTCGCGCACGGCATCGGCACCTCTGAGGTCGAGCATGTGCTGGCGACCCAGACGCTGATCCAGAAGAAGGCCAAGAACATGCGCGCGGTCGTCGACGGCAAATTGCCGGAAGGCGTCACCGCCAAGGACATCATCCTCGCCATCATCGGCGAGATCGGCACCGCCGGCGGCACCGGCTATGTGCTGGAATATGCCGGCGAGGCGATCCGCGCGCTGTCGATGGAAGGCCGCATGACGGTGTGCAACATGTCGATCGAAGGCGGTGCGCGCGCCGGCCTGGTCGCACCCGACCAGAAGGCGTTCGACTTCCTGCGCGGCCGCCCCAAGGCGCCGCAGGGCGCCGCCTGGGATGCGGCGATGCGCTACTGGGAAACGCTGCGCTCCGATGACGCCGCGCGTTTCGACCATGAGATCCGGCTGGACGCGGCAAAGCTGCCGCCGATCGTGACCTGGGGCACCTCACCCGAGGACGTCATCTCGATCACCGGTGCCGTACCCGATCCCGACAAGATCGCGGACGAGGCCAAGCGGCTCTCCAAGCATCGCGCGCTGAAATATATGGGCCTGACGCCGGGAACGAAGATCACCGACATCAAGCTCGATCGCGTCTTCATCGGCTCCTGCACCAACGGCCGCATCGAGGATCTGCGGGCGGCAGCCAAGATCGCCGAGGGCAAGACGGTGAGCGCCCACGTCAACGCCATGATCGTGCCCGGCTCGGGCATCGTGAAGGAGCAGGCGGAAGCCGAGGGCCTCGACAAAATCTTCATCAAGGCCGGCTTCGAGTGGCGCGAGCCGGGCTGCTCGATGTGCCTTGCGATGAACCCGGACAAGCTGAAGCCGGAGGAGCGTTGCGCCTCGACCTCGAACCGCAATTTCGAGGGCCGGCAGGGCTTCAAGGGCCGCACCCACCTGGTCTCGCCCGCGATGGCCGCGGCCGCCGCGATCGCCGGCCACTTCGTCGACGTCAGGGAGTGGCGATAG
- a CDS encoding aspartate-semialdehyde dehydrogenase — protein sequence MGYKVAVVGATGNVGREMLAILDERKFPADEVVALASRRSVGVEVSYGDRTLKVKALEHYDFSDVDICLMSAGGSVSKEWSPKIGAAGAVVIDNSSAWRMDPDVPLIVPEVNADAAAGFTKRNIIANPNCSTAQLVVALKPLHDAATIKRVVVSTYQSVSGAGKDAMDELFSQTKAVYTNDELVNKKFPKRIAFNVIPQIDVFMEDGYTKEEWKMMAETKKILDPKIRLTATCVRVPVFVGHSEAVNVEFEKPITPDEARDILRSAPGCLVIDKHEPGGYVTPYEAAGEDATYISRIRDDATVENGIAFWCVSDNLRKGAALNAIQIAEVLINRKLISAKKKAA from the coding sequence ATGGGTTACAAAGTCGCGGTGGTCGGAGCGACCGGCAATGTCGGGCGCGAAATGCTTGCGATCCTCGACGAGCGCAAGTTCCCCGCCGACGAGGTCGTGGCGCTGGCCTCGCGTCGCAGCGTCGGCGTCGAGGTCTCCTATGGCGACCGCACGCTCAAGGTCAAAGCCCTCGAACACTATGATTTCTCCGACGTCGACATCTGCCTGATGTCGGCGGGCGGCTCCGTATCGAAGGAATGGTCGCCGAAGATCGGCGCCGCCGGCGCGGTCGTGATCGACAATTCGTCGGCCTGGCGCATGGATCCGGACGTGCCGCTGATCGTGCCGGAGGTGAATGCGGACGCGGCCGCGGGCTTCACGAAGAGGAACATCATCGCCAACCCGAACTGCTCGACCGCGCAGCTCGTGGTGGCGCTGAAGCCGCTGCATGATGCCGCCACCATCAAGCGCGTCGTGGTCTCGACCTATCAATCGGTGTCGGGCGCCGGCAAGGACGCGATGGACGAATTGTTCTCGCAGACCAAGGCGGTCTACACCAACGACGAGCTGGTCAACAAGAAATTCCCCAAGCGCATCGCCTTCAACGTGATCCCGCAAATCGACGTCTTCATGGAGGACGGCTACACCAAGGAAGAGTGGAAGATGATGGCGGAGACCAAGAAGATCCTTGATCCCAAGATCAGGCTTACCGCGACCTGCGTGCGGGTGCCGGTGTTCGTCGGCCATTCGGAAGCCGTCAATGTCGAGTTCGAGAAGCCGATCACGCCGGACGAGGCGCGCGACATCCTGCGCTCGGCGCCGGGCTGCCTCGTGATCGACAAGCACGAGCCGGGCGGCTACGTCACGCCCTACGAGGCGGCTGGCGAGGACGCGACCTATATCAGCCGCATCCGTGATGACGCCACGGTCGAGAACGGGATCGCGTTCTGGTGCGTCTCCGACAATCTGCGCAAGGGTGCGGCGCTGAACGCGATTCAGATCGCGGAAGTGCTGATCAACCGCAAGCTGATCAGCGCCAAGAAAAAGGCGGCGTGA
- the leuD gene encoding 3-isopropylmalate dehydratase small subunit, with product MDKFTTLEGVAAPLKIINVDTDMIIPKQYLKTIKRTGLGKGLFSEQRYKDDGSENPDFILNKPAYRKSRILVAGDNFGCGSSREHAPWALLDFGIRCVISTSFGDIFYNNCFKNGILPIRVSQADLDKLFDDAERGANATLTIDLANQEIRGPDGGKVKFEIDPFRKHCLLNGLDDIGLTMEKKSSIDDYEAKAKRERAWA from the coding sequence ATGGACAAGTTCACCACGCTGGAAGGCGTTGCGGCGCCCTTGAAGATCATCAATGTCGACACCGACATGATCATCCCCAAGCAGTACCTCAAGACCATCAAGCGCACCGGCCTTGGCAAGGGGCTGTTCTCCGAGCAGCGCTACAAGGACGACGGCAGCGAGAATCCGGATTTCATCCTCAACAAGCCGGCCTATCGCAAGTCCAGGATCCTGGTCGCCGGCGACAATTTCGGCTGCGGCTCGAGCCGCGAGCATGCGCCGTGGGCACTGCTCGATTTCGGCATCCGCTGCGTGATCTCGACCTCGTTCGGCGACATCTTCTACAACAACTGCTTCAAGAACGGCATTTTGCCGATCCGCGTCTCGCAGGCCGATCTCGACAAGCTGTTCGACGATGCCGAGCGCGGCGCCAATGCGACGCTCACGATCGATCTCGCCAATCAGGAGATCCGCGGCCCCGACGGCGGCAAGGTGAAGTTCGAGATCGATCCGTTCCGCAAGCATTGCCTGCTGAACGGCCTCGACGACATCGGCCTCACCATGGAAAAGAAATCGTCGATCGACGATTACGAGGCAAAGGCCAAGCGCGAGCGCGCCTGGGCCTGA
- a CDS encoding MFS transporter — protein MSELTAGEQGSATQPHARRTLAITGLNHALHDGYTDLIYVLLPIWQSEFALSYSLLALMRALYAGAMAGLQIPVGWLAGRIDGKTVLMLGTALAAFGYVIAGLSGGVVGLGLALAVSGAGSSTQHPIASAAVARAFGTAARGPLGIYNFSGDLGKAALPALTSLLLIIMPWRHALLVLALVGLCVAIAIGALMPPVGRARTEEASSSRRSAGGRGGFWLLFSIGVLDTAVRMGLLTFLPFLLHAKGASLPTTGFALALVFVGGAAGKFVCGWLGARAGVLRTVLLTEGGTAIGILAVLALPLGPAMVLLPLLGVMLNGTSSVLYGTVPELAPAHRTEHAFALFYTGTIGSGALSPILYGLVGDAFGAGAATVATAITALAIFPIAIVLAPSLAAEPKQAGST, from the coding sequence ATGAGCGAACTGACGGCGGGCGAGCAAGGCAGCGCCACCCAGCCCCACGCCAGACGCACGCTCGCGATCACCGGCCTCAACCATGCGCTCCACGACGGCTATACCGACCTGATCTATGTGCTGCTGCCGATCTGGCAGAGCGAGTTCGCGCTCAGCTACAGCCTGCTGGCGTTGATGCGCGCACTCTATGCCGGAGCCATGGCGGGACTGCAGATTCCGGTCGGATGGCTCGCCGGGCGGATCGACGGCAAGACGGTTCTGATGCTCGGAACCGCGCTGGCTGCATTTGGCTACGTGATCGCCGGCCTGTCAGGCGGCGTCGTGGGGCTCGGCCTTGCGCTCGCGGTGTCCGGCGCCGGTTCAAGCACCCAGCATCCGATTGCGTCTGCCGCAGTCGCCCGGGCTTTCGGCACCGCGGCCAGAGGACCGCTCGGCATCTACAATTTCTCGGGCGATCTGGGCAAGGCGGCGTTGCCGGCGCTGACGTCGCTGCTTCTGATCATCATGCCATGGCGGCATGCGCTGCTCGTGCTGGCGCTGGTCGGACTGTGTGTGGCGATTGCGATCGGCGCGCTGATGCCGCCGGTCGGCAGGGCGCGGACCGAAGAGGCGTCGTCCTCCCGCCGTTCGGCCGGCGGACGCGGCGGCTTCTGGCTGCTGTTTTCGATTGGCGTGCTCGATACCGCGGTACGCATGGGCCTGCTGACATTCCTGCCGTTTCTGCTGCATGCGAAAGGCGCTTCGCTGCCGACGACGGGCTTTGCGCTCGCGCTGGTGTTCGTCGGCGGCGCCGCAGGCAAGTTCGTCTGCGGCTGGCTGGGTGCGCGCGCCGGCGTGCTGCGCACGGTGCTGCTGACCGAAGGCGGCACCGCGATCGGCATTCTTGCGGTGCTCGCGCTGCCGCTTGGCCCCGCAATGGTGCTGCTGCCGCTGCTCGGCGTGATGCTCAACGGCACGTCGTCCGTTCTCTACGGCACCGTGCCGGAACTCGCGCCCGCCCATCGCACGGAGCACGCCTTTGCGCTGTTCTACACCGGGACGATCGGATCGGGTGCGCTCTCGCCGATTCTCTACGGCCTCGTCGGCGACGCGTTCGGCGCGGGCGCCGCCACTGTCGCGACAGCCATCACGGCGCTTGCGATCTTCCCGATCGCCATCGTGCTTGCACCTTCGCTCGCGGCAGAGCCGAAGCAGGCGGGCTCGACCTGA
- a CDS encoding TIGR00645 family protein — MTEQPVADRPDPALKRVERGFESLIFNSRWLMAPFYFGLVVSLAVLLLKFCMMLWEFVVHAPGSKESDIILGVLSLIDVSLTGNLIVIVVFSGYENFVSKIDGSGHPDWPDWMTKVNFGGLKQKLLASIVAISAIQVLKAFMNIDTVFEPSKLAWLVGVHLVFVISAFMLAISDRWAGGDHGGE; from the coding sequence ATGACCGAACAGCCGGTGGCCGATCGGCCGGATCCTGCGCTCAAGCGCGTCGAGAGGGGCTTTGAGAGCCTGATCTTCAACAGCCGCTGGCTGATGGCGCCGTTCTATTTCGGCCTCGTCGTGAGCCTCGCCGTGCTGCTGCTGAAATTCTGCATGATGCTGTGGGAGTTCGTCGTGCATGCGCCGGGCTCGAAGGAGTCCGACATCATCCTCGGCGTGCTCAGCCTGATCGACGTGTCGCTGACCGGCAATCTGATCGTGATCGTGGTGTTCTCCGGCTACGAGAACTTCGTCTCCAAGATCGACGGCAGCGGCCATCCCGACTGGCCGGACTGGATGACCAAGGTCAATTTCGGCGGGTTGAAGCAGAAGCTGCTTGCCTCGATCGTCGCGATCTCGGCGATCCAGGTGCTGAAGGCCTTCATGAACATCGACACCGTGTTCGAGCCGAGCAAGCTCGCCTGGCTGGTCGGCGTGCACCTGGTGTTCGTGATCTCGGCCTTCATGCTCGCGATCTCCGACCGCTGGGCCGGCGGCGATCACGGGGGTGAGTAG